A single region of the Xiphophorus maculatus strain JP 163 A chromosome 3, X_maculatus-5.0-male, whole genome shotgun sequence genome encodes:
- the LOC102219346 gene encoding HLA class II histocompatibility antigen, DQ beta 2 chain-like isoform X1 yields the protein MAQAQGCSVFLVFFLAFSPGGAFYLTVLERCQFSSTDGHDAVLLDQIYFNKILEGQYNSTVGKAIGYTEKVEALVIFLNNNTGFITHEIWKTNLCKRNTPLAQKLLTPVEPYVQLRLEKAEYSQHQQMLICSAYDFYPKQIRVTWLRDGKEATSDVTSTDELPNGNWLYQIHTYLEFTPKPGEKITCMVEHASLKKPNLYDWGLLLGLVFSIAGFIYYKTTSNGRVVVPTTEDVCPEETL from the exons ATGGCTCAGGCTCAGGGCTGCTCTGTTTTCCTGGTGTTTTTTCTGGCGTTTTCACCAGGAG GTGCTTTCTATTTGACTGTGCTGGAACGGTGCCAGTTTAGCTCAACTGACGGTCATGATGCCGTGTTACTGGATCAGATTTACTTCAACAAAATACTGGAAGGACAATACAACAGCACTGTAGGAAAAGCGATTGGGTACACAGAAAAAGTTGAAGCACTTGTCATTTTTCTAAACAACAATACTGGGTTTATTACTCACGAGATATGGAAAACAAACCTCTGCAAAAGAAATACTCCACTGGCACAAAAACTACTAACACCAG TGGAGCCCTATGTTCAGTTGAGGTTAGAGAAGGCAGAGTACAGTCAACATCAGCAGATGCTCATCTGCAGCGCGTACGACTTCTATCCAAAGCAAATCAGGGTGACGTGGCTGAGAGACGGAAAGGAGGCCACATCTGATGTGACATCCACGGACGAGCTGCCCAATGGGAACTGGCTTTATCAGATCCACACCTACCTGGAGTTCACACCTAAACCTGGAGAGAAAATCACCTGCATGGTGGAGCATGCAAGCCTCAAGAAACCAAATCTTTATGACTGGG GGCTGCTGCTCGGTTTGGTGTTTTCAATTGCTGGCTTCATCTATTACAAGACAACATCAAATG gaCGGGTGGTGGTGCCTACAACAGAG GATGTATGTCCAGAAGAAACCCTTTAG
- the LOC102219346 gene encoding HLA class II histocompatibility antigen, DQ beta 2 chain-like precursor: MAQAQGCSVFLVFFLAFSPGGAFYLTVLERCQFSSTDGHDAVLLDQIYFNKILEGQYNSTVGKAIGYTEKVEALVIFLNNNTGFITHEIWKTNLCKRNTPLAQKLLTPVEPYVQLRLEKAEYSQHQQMLICSAYDFYPKQIRVTWLRDGKEATSDVTSTDELPNGNWLYQIHTYLEFTPKPGEKITCMVEHASLKKPNLYDWEPEPDSKWSKIVVGSAGLLLGLVFSIAGFIYYKTTSNGRVVVPTTEDVCPEETL, encoded by the exons ATGGCTCAGGCTCAGGGCTGCTCTGTTTTCCTGGTGTTTTTTCTGGCGTTTTCACCAGGAG GTGCTTTCTATTTGACTGTGCTGGAACGGTGCCAGTTTAGCTCAACTGACGGTCATGATGCCGTGTTACTGGATCAGATTTACTTCAACAAAATACTGGAAGGACAATACAACAGCACTGTAGGAAAAGCGATTGGGTACACAGAAAAAGTTGAAGCACTTGTCATTTTTCTAAACAACAATACTGGGTTTATTACTCACGAGATATGGAAAACAAACCTCTGCAAAAGAAATACTCCACTGGCACAAAAACTACTAACACCAG TGGAGCCCTATGTTCAGTTGAGGTTAGAGAAGGCAGAGTACAGTCAACATCAGCAGATGCTCATCTGCAGCGCGTACGACTTCTATCCAAAGCAAATCAGGGTGACGTGGCTGAGAGACGGAAAGGAGGCCACATCTGATGTGACATCCACGGACGAGCTGCCCAATGGGAACTGGCTTTATCAGATCCACACCTACCTGGAGTTCACACCTAAACCTGGAGAGAAAATCACCTGCATGGTGGAGCATGCAAGCCTCAAGAAACCAAATCTTTATGACTGGG AGCCGGAGCCGGATTCAAAGTGGAGTAAGATTGTTGTTGGCTCAGCAGGGCTGCTGCTCGGTTTGGTGTTTTCAATTGCTGGCTTCATCTATTACAAGACAACATCAAATG gaCGGGTGGTGGTGCCTACAACAGAG GATGTATGTCCAGAAGAAACCCTTTAG